A window of Candidatus Hydrogenedentota bacterium contains these coding sequences:
- a CDS encoding HD domain-containing protein, producing the protein MTSPTSFNDQILELFQTIHPLDRVPRAGYLLRGVADPESVAAHSHFVALLALLFVEQFPGEYNRDRLLAMALVHDLAEARLMDIPMPYADAYLKEAKQKAEQAITDHLLDGLPGDLAALHAEFDTAETPEARLLRGLDKAQMMIKVWCYERERRGCLDEFWNNPKNFADYGIPAVSSLFDTICQRAGKQRPR; encoded by the coding sequence GTGACCAGCCCCACCAGTTTCAACGACCAAATCCTCGAGCTGTTCCAGACAATCCATCCCCTCGATCGCGTCCCCCGCGCCGGCTACCTCCTGCGCGGCGTCGCCGACCCCGAGTCCGTCGCCGCCCACAGCCACTTCGTCGCGCTCCTCGCGCTCCTCTTCGTCGAGCAATTCCCCGGAGAATACAACCGCGACCGCCTCCTCGCCATGGCCCTCGTGCACGACCTCGCCGAAGCCCGCCTCATGGACATCCCCATGCCCTACGCCGACGCCTACCTCAAGGAAGCCAAACAAAAGGCCGAGCAGGCCATCACCGACCACTTGCTCGACGGGCTCCCCGGCGATCTCGCCGCCCTCCACGCCGAATTCGACACCGCCGAAACCCCCGAAGCCCGCCTCCTCCGCGGCCTCGACAAGGCCCAGATGATGATCAAGGTCTGGTGCTACGAACGAGAACGCCGCGGATGCCTCGACGAATTCTGGAACAACCCCAAAAACTTCGCCGACTACGGCATCCCAGCCGTCTCCAGCCTCTTCGACACCATCTGCCAGCGCGCCGGCAAACAACGGCCCAGATAA